A genomic window from Candidatus Pelagisphaera phototrophica includes:
- a CDS encoding permease, whose translation MNPIRTYLIETWSLIAEMGPYLLLGFLITGLLQKWIRQQWIEQHLGQTGFKSIVLASIFGVPIPLSSYGVIPVTASLREKGPSKGAVTSFLTAPPQMGIDSILATYGMLGQVFALYRVVIAFISGIGVRLIFELFSKKNEVAAPRSSGTESAKPTWTESLRNGLMTLPGDIAVSLFVGFLLAGLISASAPDDLLANPPGGVYMSTLLTTLIVTPFYIYLTGSIPLPLALIDSALPISAGLNSGKARIGGSNINSGNVSAKLESLGFTIASFSTQAKTPQP comes from the coding sequence ATGAATCCGATCCGGACTTACTTGATCGAAACCTGGAGCCTAATTGCCGAAATGGGCCCCTACTTACTGTTGGGCTTTTTGATAACCGGCCTATTGCAGAAGTGGATTCGTCAGCAATGGATTGAACAACATCTAGGCCAGACCGGATTTAAGTCCATCGTCCTGGCTTCCATCTTCGGAGTGCCCATACCTCTCTCCTCTTACGGTGTCATCCCGGTGACCGCTAGCCTTCGTGAAAAGGGGCCGAGCAAGGGAGCGGTGACCTCTTTTCTAACCGCTCCTCCCCAAATGGGAATCGACAGCATCTTAGCGACTTACGGTATGCTCGGACAAGTTTTCGCGTTGTACCGTGTAGTCATCGCCTTCATTTCCGGGATCGGGGTAAGACTTATTTTTGAGCTCTTCAGCAAGAAAAACGAAGTGGCAGCCCCTCGTTCATCCGGAACCGAAAGTGCGAAACCCACATGGACAGAAAGCCTGCGCAACGGACTGATGACCCTTCCTGGCGACATTGCCGTTTCTTTGTTTGTCGGCTTCCTTCTGGCCGGGTTAATAAGCGCGTCCGCTCCCGACGACCTGTTGGCCAATCCGCCCGGAGGGGTATACATGAGCACCCTGCTAACCACCCTCATCGTCACTCCATTCTACATCTATTTAACAGGCTCTATTCCCCTTCCTCTGGCATTGATTGATAGTGCCCTACCCATTAGCGCGGGCCTCAATTCGGGGAAGGCGCGCATTGGAGGCTCGAATATTAATTCCGGAAATGTATCCGCAAAACTGGAATCTCTCGGATTTACAATAGCCAGCTTTTCAACCCAAGCTAAAACCCCGCAACCATGA
- a CDS encoding ATP-binding protein — protein sequence MLAIISDEDDAATLRADLKRSRLNEYKLQRCTSIEDARNMIRACGFDLLFLDCDSLEQPESEVDRLRIAGFDNPILGLTDRRNLNNPEFVRPSGIDELLCKEDLSPSLVEQAIRSTIARHTLASERSILESRLNLTLETGLMGAWTYYPKQDKFVLDSIALAMLRFPPSPAERSLDEIVGQVFPEDRSAVSESLDRFPLKNDNVSSHFRVNGDEMPLLGLELRGKIWKGNAFGETAIIGVIRETPKTNELYERLAEANTAIQEAFQAREKALQKADQKLQALADEIAHSGGPTMPSQPQAPFSVPDTEIPENQASEPVPPIVAEKSDNSPRPKKLKSKKPAKSSPDTSKQDQSLSIDKKAAYQEILMSVARKKAAAPKQESLPFDFAQESVADFNPPNPAKEGFVGAAKRMVAMTRKEHGIDVSISIADQQSIELEQKKDLLFEILRELITNVVNHSKANLCIITLFRDEDEWVLQIEDDGVGLDEKLKSVKAPLNKIGLFQIRTQLALKGGHLDMVPASPSGLIARVRIPVSIRDGAKAN from the coding sequence TTGCTAGCGATCATAAGCGATGAAGACGATGCGGCAACCCTGAGGGCTGATTTGAAACGGTCTCGGCTCAACGAGTACAAACTCCAACGCTGTACTTCCATTGAGGATGCCAGGAACATGATAAGAGCCTGCGGGTTTGATTTGCTATTCCTGGACTGCGACTCACTTGAGCAGCCTGAAAGCGAGGTTGATCGACTTCGCATTGCCGGTTTCGACAATCCTATTCTCGGACTCACCGACCGCCGCAATCTAAACAATCCTGAATTTGTCCGCCCGAGCGGGATAGATGAGTTACTGTGCAAGGAAGACCTTTCTCCTTCATTGGTTGAGCAAGCGATTCGTTCCACCATCGCGCGCCACACCCTCGCCTCCGAGAGATCCATACTCGAGTCCCGTCTAAACCTGACTCTCGAAACGGGGCTGATGGGTGCTTGGACCTACTATCCAAAACAGGATAAGTTTGTTCTGGATTCAATCGCTCTAGCGATGCTCCGCTTCCCTCCTAGCCCAGCAGAGAGGAGCCTGGACGAAATCGTCGGGCAAGTTTTTCCGGAAGACCGCTCAGCCGTTTCCGAGAGTCTCGATCGGTTTCCGCTAAAGAACGATAACGTCTCCAGCCATTTTCGGGTCAATGGCGACGAGATGCCTCTTCTAGGACTGGAACTGCGAGGCAAAATTTGGAAAGGGAATGCCTTCGGCGAGACCGCCATAATCGGTGTCATTCGCGAAACTCCGAAGACGAACGAATTGTACGAGCGTCTCGCCGAAGCAAACACAGCAATCCAGGAGGCATTTCAGGCTAGGGAGAAAGCCCTGCAAAAAGCAGACCAGAAATTACAGGCCCTAGCCGACGAGATTGCTCACAGCGGGGGCCCTACGATGCCGTCTCAACCCCAAGCTCCGTTTTCAGTACCAGATACAGAAATCCCCGAGAACCAAGCGAGCGAGCCAGTTCCACCGATCGTAGCCGAAAAATCAGACAACAGCCCTAGACCAAAGAAGTTAAAAAGCAAGAAACCCGCAAAATCAAGCCCCGACACTTCCAAGCAGGATCAATCCCTCTCGATCGATAAAAAGGCGGCCTATCAAGAGATATTGATGTCGGTCGCTCGAAAAAAGGCCGCAGCTCCCAAACAGGAATCACTACCCTTCGACTTCGCCCAGGAGTCCGTTGCGGATTTCAATCCTCCCAATCCAGCGAAAGAGGGCTTTGTCGGCGCCGCTAAGCGCATGGTAGCCATGACGCGAAAGGAGCATGGTATCGACGTAAGCATATCCATCGCGGATCAACAGTCCATCGAACTCGAACAGAAGAAAGACCTCCTTTTCGAAATACTTCGCGAGCTCATCACCAACGTCGTTAACCACTCAAAAGCGAACCTCTGTATCATCACTCTGTTTAGAGACGAAGATGAATGGGTGCTTCAGATCGAGGACGACGGGGTCGGTCTCGACGAGAAACTTAAGAGCGTCAAAGCGCCCCTAAACAAAATCGGCCTTTTTCAGATCCGTACTCAATTGGCCCTCAAGGGTGGCCATTTGGATATGGTACCCGCCTCTCCCAGTGGTCTGATTGCTAGAGTCCGAATTCCGGTTTCAATTCGGGACGGCGCCAAAGCCAACTAA
- a CDS encoding 2-oxoacid:acceptor oxidoreductase subunit alpha, translating to MSSEASGTPSPTEERIQDAVIRLAGNSQDGIQSIGGFLARLAGRSAQEVMTYMTIPATISGGPSIFQVRMGSGEVLSAGDEADFLVAFYQHSYENHISHLKDGGVLLYDSDHVEPDENDTRFLKVGVPIAALTVEALGGSTREKGKNIFTLGLLSRIFQLDIEKLRGIFVERFGGKSEDILRNANLAFDAGYSYPIDNVLDRYYAFHTPDETGEPQVTMDGNTAIVLGLLAGGVRCGAGYPITPWSTIMEMLRSQLPKYGGVFVQAEDELAAVSMAIGFSYGGRLAVTGSSGPGISLKLEALGWAGMAEIPLVVINVQRGGPSTGLPTNVEQSDLLQAIYGSHGDCPRVVLAAQNVEDCFYTALEACKIAREYSVPVFVLSDMSMASRIEAFDEPDLDNIVTEPVLDTGDRAEGYKPYDLDRITRHAPPGTWIEGGKFPQVTGLEHDETGHPSANPEMHVKMMAKRRDKLKTLASSLPPSEVFGDQEGETLVVGWGSTWGPIRETVIRERSSGKSMGHLHIRHVNPLPNDVDEIFSRYENVVVVEMNDEGLYGFGQLATLLRSKTCNPSIRSMAKTDGLTFKIREIIKGIQERIQ from the coding sequence ATGTCATCAGAGGCTTCTGGAACCCCATCTCCCACAGAGGAACGAATTCAAGACGCAGTCATAAGGCTGGCCGGTAACTCGCAGGATGGCATCCAATCGATTGGCGGTTTTCTCGCTCGATTGGCGGGCCGTAGCGCACAGGAGGTCATGACCTACATGACGATTCCTGCCACCATCTCGGGTGGGCCATCCATTTTTCAGGTACGAATGGGATCTGGCGAAGTGCTCTCGGCTGGCGACGAGGCAGATTTCCTTGTGGCTTTCTATCAGCATAGCTACGAAAATCATATTTCCCATCTTAAGGATGGAGGCGTCCTGCTGTACGACTCTGACCACGTTGAGCCAGACGAAAATGATACCCGGTTTCTCAAGGTGGGAGTGCCGATTGCCGCTTTGACTGTAGAGGCTTTGGGTGGTTCTACCCGTGAGAAGGGGAAAAATATTTTTACCCTCGGTCTCCTGTCCCGGATTTTCCAGTTGGACATCGAGAAATTAAGAGGAATTTTCGTGGAGCGGTTCGGAGGCAAGTCGGAAGACATCCTTCGCAATGCAAATCTGGCTTTTGATGCCGGCTATTCCTATCCGATCGACAACGTACTCGATCGCTACTACGCTTTCCATACCCCGGACGAAACGGGAGAGCCGCAAGTCACGATGGACGGAAATACTGCAATCGTGCTTGGTCTTTTAGCAGGTGGAGTACGCTGCGGCGCTGGCTATCCGATCACTCCTTGGTCCACGATCATGGAAATGCTACGCTCGCAATTGCCCAAGTATGGAGGAGTCTTCGTGCAGGCAGAGGACGAGCTTGCTGCGGTTTCCATGGCGATCGGTTTTTCTTACGGAGGGCGGCTTGCGGTCACTGGCAGTTCTGGTCCGGGGATTTCGTTAAAGCTCGAGGCCTTGGGTTGGGCCGGCATGGCTGAAATTCCGCTGGTGGTCATCAATGTTCAGCGAGGTGGTCCTAGCACCGGTTTGCCCACTAACGTAGAGCAAAGCGATTTGCTTCAAGCGATCTACGGTAGCCATGGGGATTGCCCTAGGGTGGTATTGGCTGCCCAGAATGTTGAAGATTGTTTTTATACGGCACTGGAAGCCTGCAAAATCGCGCGAGAGTACAGTGTCCCGGTCTTTGTGTTGTCTGACATGTCGATGGCATCTCGTATTGAGGCCTTTGATGAGCCGGACCTTGATAATATCGTCACTGAGCCTGTCTTGGACACGGGGGATCGCGCTGAGGGGTATAAGCCGTATGATCTAGACCGGATCACGAGGCATGCCCCTCCAGGCACTTGGATCGAAGGGGGTAAATTTCCACAGGTGACCGGATTGGAGCACGACGAGACGGGACATCCTTCCGCGAATCCTGAAATGCACGTCAAGATGATGGCCAAACGTCGCGACAAGTTAAAGACGCTGGCTAGCTCCCTGCCTCCATCGGAAGTCTTTGGCGACCAGGAAGGTGAAACCCTTGTCGTTGGTTGGGGAAGTACTTGGGGACCGATCCGCGAGACCGTGATCCGCGAGCGCAGTAGCGGGAAATCTATGGGTCACCTGCATATCAGGCATGTGAACCCGCTGCCCAACGACGTGGACGAGATCTTTAGTCGGTACGAAAACGTGGTAGTGGTGGAGATGAATGATGAGGGCCTTTACGGTTTTGGTCAGCTCGCAACACTGCTTCGCTCCAAGACCTGCAATCCGTCTATACGAAGCATGGCCAAGACGGATGGACTTACTTTTAAAATTCGGGAGATCATTAAGGGTATCCAGGAGCGGATCCAGTAA
- a CDS encoding thiamine pyrophosphate-dependent enzyme yields the protein MSAPSAPKPVERGTITKKGIAADHPTWCPGCGDFAVLAAFFKTLEKLQFPQEKIVTLAGIGCSSRFPYFVNTHGGHFIHGRALPFATGVSLGRDDLHVFVFGGDGDGFSIGGNHLDHAGRKNIRLTYVIMDNFVYGLTKKQTSPTSPQGFRSKTDPTGAIDRPTNPMRKLLSSGATFVARTHASQIKHMMEMYERAISHDGFSVVECLSECVEFYKGAFDAAIPRKGGAFEVIDEEKHNVTDMSAALTLAEEAWPGKFGVYYHKPEPTKNELEKGLIDKARAKTKGTSDVDLLKQTFAALK from the coding sequence ATGAGTGCACCATCCGCCCCCAAGCCCGTAGAACGCGGAACGATTACCAAAAAAGGAATTGCGGCAGACCATCCGACTTGGTGCCCAGGCTGTGGCGATTTCGCTGTTCTTGCGGCATTTTTCAAAACGCTTGAGAAACTGCAGTTTCCACAGGAAAAGATCGTCACGTTAGCCGGAATTGGCTGTTCCTCACGGTTTCCTTACTTCGTAAATACGCACGGAGGGCATTTCATCCATGGAAGAGCGCTACCTTTTGCTACCGGTGTCAGTCTTGGTCGGGACGACCTTCATGTATTTGTGTTCGGAGGGGATGGAGACGGTTTTTCGATTGGTGGGAATCACCTTGACCATGCCGGGCGAAAGAATATCCGGCTTACTTATGTGATCATGGACAATTTCGTCTATGGACTGACTAAGAAGCAGACCTCTCCGACGTCTCCTCAGGGCTTTCGCTCGAAAACGGATCCGACTGGAGCGATCGACCGCCCCACGAACCCGATGCGCAAGTTGCTCTCTAGCGGAGCTACTTTTGTAGCCCGCACGCACGCTTCTCAGATCAAGCACATGATGGAAATGTATGAGCGTGCGATTTCGCATGACGGATTTTCAGTTGTCGAATGCCTGAGTGAGTGTGTGGAGTTTTACAAGGGCGCTTTCGATGCCGCAATACCCCGTAAAGGAGGGGCATTCGAAGTGATTGATGAAGAAAAGCATAATGTAACCGATATGTCTGCTGCACTCACTTTGGCCGAGGAAGCTTGGCCAGGCAAATTTGGGGTGTATTACCACAAACCTGAACCCACCAAGAATGAGCTCGAGAAAGGTTTGATCGATAAAGCTCGAGCGAAGACTAAGGGCACGAGTGATGTGGATCTTCTCAAGCAGACCTTCGCCGCGCTTAAGTAG
- a CDS encoding rhodanese-related sulfurtransferase: MEADTVVIVAFYKFVQLPDFEQRRIPLCNLCERNGVKGTILLAHEGINATISGPQMGIDAVLNSLQSDPVIGPLKVKYSKATELPFYRMKVRLKREIVRLGRPDISPGDQVGEYVRPEDWNDLISDPDVTLIDTRNDYEVEIGTFKGAQNPETKSFRDFPEYVDKELAEKKDKPIAMFCTGGIRCEKSTSLLLKKGFKKVYHLDGGILNYLEKVDASESLWEGDCFVFDNRVTVDHNLEPGEYDMCHACRHAISEVDKESEHYVEGVSCPYCHESLSNEQRERAAQRQKQVEISKKLSRKHIGMTPKERATWREEKLEAKRKTDRSRSGPS, translated from the coding sequence ATGGAAGCTGACACAGTCGTTATTGTTGCATTCTATAAATTCGTTCAGCTGCCTGACTTCGAACAGCGCCGAATTCCTCTATGCAATCTGTGCGAGAGGAACGGGGTCAAAGGTACAATTCTGCTAGCCCACGAGGGGATCAACGCAACGATATCAGGCCCTCAAATGGGTATTGATGCGGTATTGAATTCCCTCCAGTCCGACCCCGTGATCGGCCCCTTGAAGGTGAAATACTCCAAAGCAACGGAGCTCCCTTTCTACCGAATGAAAGTCCGCCTGAAGAGAGAGATCGTACGCTTAGGCAGACCAGACATCAGCCCGGGGGACCAGGTGGGGGAATACGTGAGGCCCGAGGACTGGAACGATCTTATCTCAGATCCCGATGTCACATTGATTGATACCCGCAATGACTACGAGGTCGAGATTGGCACCTTCAAAGGAGCCCAGAATCCGGAAACAAAAAGCTTCCGTGACTTTCCTGAGTACGTCGACAAGGAGCTCGCAGAAAAAAAAGACAAGCCGATCGCCATGTTCTGCACCGGAGGCATTCGGTGCGAGAAGTCTACATCGCTTTTGCTCAAAAAAGGTTTTAAGAAAGTGTACCACCTCGACGGTGGGATCCTGAACTATCTCGAGAAAGTCGACGCTTCTGAGAGTCTTTGGGAGGGTGACTGCTTCGTCTTCGACAATCGCGTAACCGTTGATCACAATCTAGAGCCGGGCGAGTACGACATGTGCCATGCCTGCCGCCACGCGATTTCCGAGGTAGACAAGGAGTCTGAACACTACGTCGAAGGCGTTAGCTGTCCCTACTGTCACGAATCTCTCAGTAACGAACAGCGCGAACGAGCCGCGCAGCGCCAAAAGCAAGTTGAAATCAGCAAGAAACTTTCTCGCAAGCACATCGGCATGACGCCAAAAGAGAGAGCGACTTGGCGGGAAGAAAAACTTGAAGCGAAACGAAAAACCGACCGCTCTCGGAGCGGCCCATCCTAA
- a CDS encoding YhbY family RNA-binding protein yields the protein MTAPTSKEKAALRNMAQKLKPAIHIGKKGITPALLAEFTKALKLDQLVKVAFKANRDEISSFVGELESKTDSHCVGGVGKRRSFYKVKE from the coding sequence ATGACAGCCCCCACGAGCAAAGAAAAAGCAGCTCTGCGAAATATGGCTCAGAAATTGAAGCCGGCAATCCATATTGGAAAAAAGGGGATTACACCCGCCTTGCTGGCCGAATTTACCAAAGCTCTCAAATTGGATCAGCTCGTAAAAGTGGCGTTCAAGGCAAACCGGGACGAGATTTCTTCATTCGTTGGAGAGCTGGAGTCGAAAACGGATTCCCACTGCGTAGGTGGGGTGGGGAAGCGCCGGAGTTTTTACAAAGTCAAAGAGTAG
- a CDS encoding SpoIIE family protein phosphatase, whose product MEELKHQNISYCEVPGELSFVSSVAEHLREFCELRLIDTTIWPAIELGFCEALNNAIEHGCRGFRPKSVKVMWQWEEEQLTIEIEDPGNFKHLPKAARLPDDPLSESGRGCFLIESIFDSAVHYKTQYGHKLVLMKTLHRPKSPIAKIQELYETLQSTTNDLSQSYSELDALQGFAEDLSREPWLAETVSSSLARLQSVFNIPHAAVWVLQKGHLINPLDHKEQRFELTSNHSISIVQALRTHREQIIVDCTQFARSDPLYSVSDSALLVPISYQDEFVGIISLQMPKQDAIQLETRIARLTRAISRFLAIAIENASTINQKKEHARSKTELEIAAEIQQSLLPSKFPSNEHFRLTGKCVTALAVGGDYIDAIEIKGRGLLLVIADVMGKGVPAALLATIFRTAIRSRLNLAETPGWLLSQTNKQIYEELGHLNMFITAQVAYYSYDDYRLKLASAGHCPAFLSRNGLHGPEEICSEGVPLGINPDDVYDERLIQLGAKDRIVFITDGIYEVENQSGEMLGINGFSKRLPEIWQEGIEAVPENALSVVDAHSQGGSAQDDKTLMALEIL is encoded by the coding sequence ATGGAGGAGCTAAAACACCAAAATATCTCATACTGCGAAGTTCCGGGAGAATTGAGCTTCGTATCCAGCGTAGCAGAACATCTTAGGGAATTCTGCGAACTACGTTTGATCGACACCACTATTTGGCCAGCCATCGAACTAGGTTTCTGCGAGGCGTTAAACAATGCGATTGAACATGGCTGTCGAGGATTTCGCCCTAAGTCCGTAAAGGTCATGTGGCAATGGGAGGAGGAGCAACTAACTATCGAAATCGAAGACCCCGGAAACTTTAAACATCTACCAAAGGCCGCTAGGCTTCCAGACGACCCTCTGAGTGAATCGGGTCGAGGGTGCTTTCTCATTGAATCGATTTTCGATTCCGCGGTTCACTATAAAACGCAGTATGGGCACAAGTTGGTTCTCATGAAAACTTTGCATCGTCCGAAAAGCCCTATCGCTAAGATTCAAGAGCTATATGAAACCCTGCAAAGCACCACAAACGATCTCAGTCAAAGCTACAGTGAACTTGATGCCCTGCAAGGATTCGCCGAAGATCTTAGTCGGGAGCCCTGGCTAGCTGAGACGGTTTCAAGCAGTCTCGCCAGACTCCAATCTGTCTTTAACATCCCTCATGCTGCAGTCTGGGTCTTGCAAAAAGGGCACCTGATAAATCCACTCGATCACAAAGAACAACGCTTCGAGCTGACAAGTAACCACTCTATCTCGATCGTTCAAGCTCTCCGCACCCATCGTGAACAGATCATCGTAGACTGCACCCAATTCGCTAGATCGGATCCTCTCTATTCAGTGTCCGACAGCGCTCTACTGGTCCCAATTTCATACCAAGACGAATTCGTAGGTATAATCTCTTTACAAATGCCGAAACAGGATGCGATTCAGCTCGAGACTAGGATTGCAAGACTCACCCGTGCAATTTCTAGATTTCTAGCTATTGCAATCGAAAACGCATCTACCATTAATCAAAAAAAGGAGCACGCTCGCTCAAAAACAGAACTAGAGATCGCAGCGGAAATCCAACAGTCCCTTCTACCGTCGAAATTTCCGAGCAACGAACACTTTCGTTTAACTGGCAAATGTGTTACAGCTTTGGCTGTAGGCGGTGACTACATAGACGCCATTGAAATAAAGGGACGCGGACTACTTCTTGTCATCGCCGACGTGATGGGAAAAGGCGTTCCCGCAGCATTGCTGGCTACCATTTTCAGGACGGCGATCCGCTCGCGGCTAAACTTGGCGGAAACCCCGGGTTGGCTTTTGTCCCAAACTAACAAGCAAATCTATGAAGAGCTCGGGCACTTGAACATGTTCATCACTGCCCAAGTCGCCTATTACTCCTATGATGACTATCGGCTAAAGCTCGCGAGTGCCGGGCATTGCCCCGCATTTCTTTCTAGAAACGGATTACATGGACCAGAAGAGATCTGTTCGGAAGGCGTGCCGCTCGGCATCAATCCTGATGATGTCTACGATGAACGATTGATCCAACTGGGGGCCAAAGACCGAATCGTTTTCATAACAGACGGTATCTACGAGGTAGAAAACCAATCAGGAGAGATGCTAGGAATCAATGGATTCTCGAAAAGACTTCCTGAAATCTGGCAGGAAGGAATAGAAGCCGTCCCCGAAAATGCCCTTTCCGTCGTCGACGCTCATTCCCAAGGTGGGTCTGCTCAAGACGACAAGACGCTGATGGCTCTTGAAATACTGTAA
- a CDS encoding sugar transferase: protein MQKIPNESDTELAEYWAKAATVSGKVGLKTRARLKRFTWAFVIGATITLKRIFDILISGFALVALSPIFGVTAALIKLEDKGPVFFTQQRIGLKGQSFMIWKFRSMVPDAEKVAKRMIEQQEAKDTIEIKLKGDPRITRIGRFIRKYSVDELPQFWNVFLGDMSIVGPRPVVPAEVADYTLEARKRLLAKPGLTCFWQVGGRADLDFENQVRLDIEYIQSSSIWLDIKLLFLTIPAVLLGKGAY, encoded by the coding sequence ATGCAAAAAATCCCAAATGAATCAGACACAGAGCTTGCCGAATATTGGGCCAAAGCCGCCACCGTCTCCGGCAAGGTAGGTCTAAAAACGAGAGCTAGACTGAAACGCTTTACTTGGGCTTTTGTAATCGGAGCGACAATCACCCTCAAACGGATTTTCGATATCCTGATTTCTGGTTTCGCTCTAGTGGCCCTTTCTCCCATTTTCGGCGTCACGGCTGCCCTTATAAAACTGGAAGACAAAGGGCCAGTATTCTTCACTCAACAACGAATCGGACTCAAAGGGCAGTCATTCATGATCTGGAAATTCAGGTCCATGGTGCCGGACGCCGAAAAGGTGGCCAAGCGAATGATCGAACAACAAGAGGCGAAAGATACCATTGAGATAAAACTGAAAGGCGATCCAAGAATTACGCGGATCGGGCGTTTTATCCGAAAGTATTCGGTCGATGAGCTCCCCCAGTTCTGGAACGTGTTTCTTGGCGATATGTCGATCGTGGGACCTCGTCCAGTTGTCCCAGCCGAGGTCGCAGACTACACTTTGGAAGCACGCAAACGCCTTCTGGCAAAACCGGGTCTAACCTGTTTTTGGCAAGTCGGTGGAAGAGCGGATCTCGATTTTGAAAATCAGGTTCGGCTCGACATCGAATACATCCAGTCTAGCAGCATCTGGCTCGATATCAAACTACTCTTTTTGACCATTCCAGCCGTACTCCTCGGCAAAGGCGCTTACTAG
- the udk gene encoding uridine kinase: MPIIIGISGGSGSGKSRFARRIQSAFPEESTVIEQDWYYRDLSGISLEQAKKTNFDHPNSVEHTLLHHHLNCLNQGIEVEAPDYSYINFRRLLSGNILVPSPLIILEGLFVLCWPEIRNLLHFKLYINVDSETRLERRLKRDTKERGYTADQIRASWSQQTLPMHHEHVEPSLQHADFIWNSEEDTAFESMFLADLRRRLAKNAKNPK; the protein is encoded by the coding sequence GTGCCTATCATAATCGGTATTTCAGGCGGCAGTGGCTCTGGGAAGTCACGATTTGCCCGTCGTATTCAATCTGCGTTTCCCGAGGAATCGACTGTTATCGAACAAGATTGGTACTACCGTGATCTCTCAGGCATTAGCCTAGAACAGGCCAAGAAAACCAATTTCGACCACCCTAACTCGGTCGAACACACACTACTTCATCACCACCTCAATTGTCTCAACCAAGGTATCGAGGTGGAGGCGCCTGACTACTCTTATATCAACTTTCGTCGGCTGCTCTCTGGCAATATTCTCGTCCCTAGTCCGCTCATCATATTGGAAGGACTGTTCGTTCTATGCTGGCCAGAGATACGCAACCTCCTGCATTTCAAACTCTACATCAATGTAGATTCAGAGACCCGCCTTGAGCGAAGACTGAAAAGAGATACTAAGGAAAGGGGCTATACTGCGGACCAAATTCGCGCGAGTTGGAGCCAGCAAACCCTTCCGATGCACCATGAGCACGTCGAACCCTCCCTGCAACACGCTGATTTTATCTGGAACTCAGAAGAAGATACCGCTTTTGAATCAATGTTTTTGGCCGATCTACGAAGAAGACTCGCCAAAAATGCAAAAAATCCCAAATGA
- a CDS encoding STAS domain-containing protein — translation MSTVIDGHLDNGILRVKLDVNRLDAFAARDFKKQVDLIWSKDVKQVELDFKQVGFIDSSGVGALLGVYKRLTNADGQVCLTSVQAPVQSVIELLRLHRIFKIEN, via the coding sequence ATGAGTACAGTAATTGATGGTCATCTGGACAACGGCATTTTGCGTGTCAAATTAGATGTAAATCGTTTGGATGCCTTTGCCGCTCGCGATTTCAAGAAGCAAGTCGACCTAATTTGGTCAAAGGACGTTAAACAGGTTGAATTGGATTTCAAGCAGGTTGGTTTCATCGACAGCTCTGGAGTGGGGGCGTTGCTAGGAGTTTACAAGCGGCTCACGAACGCAGATGGGCAGGTTTGCCTGACGAGTGTCCAAGCGCCGGTCCAATCTGTCATAGAGCTACTACGCTTGCATCGAATTTTTAAAATAGAAAATTGA